Within the Opitutaceae bacterium TAV5 genome, the region TCGCGAAATATGGCATCGAGCTCGCTCCTACCTATCCTGGCCCACTTCCCCAATGGGCGACCGCTGCCGACTGGAAGCCGGCCAAGCCTGTCAATCGCGGACGTCCGCGCCCTGATTATGGATACTGGGCGGAGTTTGTCCGGACGTTCGTCGAACGATATAAAGGTCGTATTCGTTTTGTTGAGACATGGAACGAGCCCGATTTGCTCTCCTTCGCCAATTTCACTCCGGAGGAATATGTCCGGTTGATGGAAATCGCCTACAAGGAAACGAAAAAAGTTGATCCGGGCATTCAGGTACAATCCGGCGGCTTCACGACCTTCAGGCTGGATCCATCCGCAACTTCCGATCCGAGATTCATGGAAAAATCCGTCCGCAACGGGAAAGATTTTTACGACATTTTTGCATTTCACGGACACGGCCCTTTCCACCGCTATGTGATCAATCTCGGAAACCTGGCCGAAATGCGCACTTCGCTGGGCGACACCAAACCATGGTGGGCCAACGAAACCGCCATCTCGACCGTCCATGCCGGAGAAATCGGTCAGGCCGAAACCCTGTTCCGGAAATTCCTCTACAGTTGGGCGCACGGAGCCATCGGCTACAACTGGTATAACCTCCGCAACAAGGGCTTCGACCCGAAGAACAACGAGCACAACTTCGGGCTCATCACCAAAGACTTTTATCCCAAACCCGCTTACGTGACCTACAACATGCTGGCGCGCTACTACCGGGAGGGCGAATTCATCCGTAGTGTTGATCCGGGCACGGGTCAGCACGGGTACCTGTTCCGGGGAAAATCAGGAGACTATCTGCTGGCCAACTGGAACGGCGACCCGGCTGCGGGCGATATCCGTCCTGTCATCATCAACGGTGTTACGGGCAAAGCCTTCATCATTGATCTTTGGGGCAACGAAACCCCTGTCGAAATTGCAAACGGCACATTGATTTTGCCCGTTACACGGCGTCCATCGACACTTCGCATTACGAACCAGACCGGCGAACCGTCCATCATCGGCGAACTGTTTGGAACCAGGGGAGAATTCACAATTCTACCCGGAACGAAGCGTGATTTTGCTCTCACGCTCAACAATCCTGGTCAACGCGAACTCACCTTTGACCTGAATTTCTCCGCCCCGTCCGGAATCAGGATCACTCCTGCACAGAAGACAGTCACCCTTCGTCCGGGCCAAAGCCGGGATATCGTTTTTGATGTGTCGGCGGATGCCTCCTCTCCTGTTTCCTCCAGGTCTGATGAGAGGGACATCGTGCAACTCAACCTCCGCGCAGGGCAACTCTGGCAGGGAACATTTGACTACAAAGTCAGAACAGCCACGCGCATCCCGAACGGGAATTTTTCCAAAGAACCCAACTTTGTTCTCAACAACGTAAGCCAGGTAACGTCGCTCGTCGTCAACGAACCTTCATCCGCTCATCTTTTCTGGAAAGGTCCGGAGGATCTTGGCGCGAAAATCTGGTTGAGCGAAAAAGACGGGCGCTTGTTGCTGAAGGCGGTCGTGACGGACGATATCCATGTTCAGCCTTATTCGGGTCCGGAAGTCTGGAACGGAGACAACATTCAGTTTGGATTCAAAATTCCCGGCCAGGAACCCAACTGGGAAATAGGGCTCACTCATCTTGCCTCCGGTCGCTCCGAAGTCCACATCTGGCAGGCACCCCGCGGTCGCTCCGTCCATTCTGTATCCGAAAAAATCTCACTCAAAACGCGACGTGATGAACCGGTAAAACAAACGATCTACGAAGCAGAAATCCCGCTCGACATCATTGGACTGGACAGGGAAACCGCCCGACACGGCTTCAATTTCAACCTTCTGGTCAACGACAACGATGGCACGACACGTGAAAGTTACATCTCCATCGCCCCCGGTCTTGGTCGCGGCAAGGCAACGGAGGATTGGCCCGTCGTCGTATTTGACCAATGACAGGGGTATAGTCTCCCCTTCCTCTTGCATCAGCTAAACATATGGGTAGCTCGTCCTGTTTTCTTTTTTCATATTTTACCGGCAAGGGGCAGGAGGGTCTCCGGCTTGCTGCAAGCCGGGACGGCCGTTCCTGGGCTCCGCTGGGGAACGATCATGTTTTCCTGAGGCCACAGGTCGGCGAATCAAAGTTGATGCGCGATCCGCATCTGTTTGCCGGACCGGATGGAGTATTCCATCTGGTCTGGACGACATCGTGGGACGGGCAAACCATCGGTTATGCGTCCTCGCGCGATCTCATCCACTGGTCCGCACAACGTGCGCTCCATGTCATGGCCAACGAGCCGGGGTGCCGGAACTGCTGGGCTCCCGAACTGGCTTTCGACGAGTCCTGCGGCGAGTTCGTGATTCTCTGGTCATCCACGGTGGAGGGACGATTTGAAACCACGGCAGGCAGTTGCGAAGACGGCTACAACCATCGCCTCTACGCTTGCCGCACCCGTGACTTTGTCACGCTGTCACCCGCGCAACTGATGTTCGATCCTGGTTATCCGGTGATCGATGGATCGCTGGTGCGGCGGGGCGATTTCTGGTATCTGATTTACAAAGACGAAACGCGTCATCCCGAACCCCGCAAATACCTGCAATGGGTGTCCGGACCGTCTCCCTTCGGCCCGTGGTCCGCGCCTTCCGGTCCGATTTCACCCTCATGGGTCGAAGGACCGGCTCCGCTGGAGAAAGACGGGTACTTGTGGGTTTACTACGACGTCTATCGTGAAGGCCGTTATGGAGCTGTCCGGACGCGTGATTTTGTTACATGGGAGGATGTGGAAGGTGTCGCCATGCCGCGCGGAGTACGCCACGGGACAGCCTTGGCTGTGCCAACGGAAGTCGTTTCCCGGATGTCTGCATCCATCGATATCGGCACGTTGTGAGGCACTGACCCGGACGGGTTGGTCGCAATACTTCCCGGTGAACGGAATCTTTACGAAGAGGAAACTCCGGTGCTGTGAAAAAGTAGCGGCAGGCATCCCTGCCTGTCGGGCGAGGGGACTCGCCTCAAACCGGCGATGCTTTGCATCGTACCCACATGCCGGTTCACCGAAAATGAATACGTCGGGGTACTCATTGATGTGAGTGGCATTCCGCTGTCGTTCGCGCAGGCGCAGGATAGCGTCCGGGGGAATAAATGAACCGCTGTTCCGATAATTCCGTCACCGGCCGGCCATCGCTTGCCTGTTCGCCCTTGCTGCCTGAGATAACCGAGCCGGAAAGAAGTATTCCGGTCCAGGATTCCTTCGATGTGCTGGTCTGCGGAAGCGGTCCCGCCGGTATCGCCGCGGCGCTTTCGGCGGCGCGAGCCGGAGCGCGCACCTGCATTGTCGAAAACGGCGGCTGTCTCGGTGGTGTATGGACCGCCGGGCTCCTGACCTATATTCTCGATGCCGGGAACAAGCCCGGTATCACCCGCGAAATCCGAGAGCGTTTGCGCGAACGCGGCGCGCTCGCACAATTGCATGATCTATATGACGTCGAGGCGATGAAGCTTCTTCTGGAAGAGCTTTGCGAACTGGATGGCGTCCACGTGCGGCTCTATACCCGGCTGGTCGCCGCGAGGGTTGAAGAGAGGCGTGTCACCCATGCGGTCTTCGAGTCGAAAGAGGGACGCTTTGCCCTGGAGGCCGCGCGTTTTGTCGATTGCACCGGCGACGGCGATCTGGGGGCGTTTGCGGGTTGCGGGTTCGATTTCGGGCGTGATTCCGACGGACTTACCCAGCCCATGACCCTGATGGCGATCATCGCCAATGTTCCTTTCGCCTGCCTGCACGGGGATCACCCGTGGGGACCGTTTCTTGCCGAAACCAAGGACCGGTTGCGCGAAATGCTGACGAGCGCGGGCTTTCAGCCTTCCTACGCGAAACCCACGATCTTTCCTCTGCCCAACGGACTGGGAGCGCTCATGGTGCACCATGCCTATGAAATGTCGGGACTGAGATCGACCGACCTCACCGCCGCCACGCTCCAGGGCCGCCGCGAGCTCCATCAGGCAGTCGCTGCCATGCGCCGCTTCGGTCCCGGGTGGGAAAACCTCGTGCTCGTCGAGAGTGCCGCCCATATCGGGGTGCGCGAGGGGCGTCGTCTGCACGGCCGTTACCGGATTGTCGCCGATGACATTGCGGAAGGGAAGACGCATCCCGACGCCGTTGCCCGCGCGACCTTCGGTTTCGATGTTCACAGCGTGCGCCGGAGCGACGGTGGCGGTTATGGTTGCGACGGACTCGGGAAGCACCCGCAGCCCTACGATATCCCGCTGCGCGCGCTGATTGCCCGCGATCGTGACAACCTGCTCATGGCGGGACGCTGTATCAGTGGCGATTTTCACGCGCATGCGAGCTATCGGGTAACGGGCAACGCCACCATTACGGGTGAGGCGGCGGGCGTACTCGCCGCCGTGTCACTGTGCGATGACACCACGCCCTTCCAGGTGGAATTCTCCCGCTTTTTCCGCGCGCTCCATGACGTGCGGGAGTGTGCGGCATGCGCGGTGACAGCAGGGTAAAACCGGCATGTTCCCCGTCTTTCCCGATTGCGGGAAGATAGCCGCGTCATGATCGGACGACGGCTGGCTTCGTTATGAACCGGCCAGCTCGTTGGTATTCATGCCTGGTGCAGGCCGGGAGGCATATTGCGGCGAGCGACAAATCAAATCAGGAACGGAGAACGCGAGGGCGAGGATATCGTGATTCCTACGCTCAGCGCGCGACGAGTTTCATGTCGTCGAAGTACAGAACCGTGTCCGGCAAGGCGGAGCCTTTCCAGCCATCGGCGTAGATTACGAAACGCGTGATGCGGCTCCAGCCTCCGGGGGATTTGTTCGGGGCGAACCGGGTGAAGGGGACGACAACCTGCCGCCAGCCGGTCCAGTCAACCGTGAACGTATGGCGGTAGTAACTGCTCCGGTCGTCCGGGATGTCGGTGCTCCGGGGGGAGGTGAGTACGATGCTGAGCTGTTGTCCGTTGTTCGTCTCCGAATACAGCCAGAAAACAAGCGCCTCGTAAGCGGACCAGTCGACGGGGACATCGGCCAGTTGCAGGTGTTTGTTCACGGGCAGGTCGCTCCATCTTCCGGAGGTTTTCCCCTGTTTCACCCGTTCGGGAATGGAAACGTATTCGAGAGGGCTCTTTCGGGGATTGGAGGGACGCAACCACTGGCGTTGTGCGTGAGGGATTTCGAAGTCACTGAGGAGGAGTTCCTGAGGGGCAGTATCGGCGGCGGTGACGGCGATTGCGAGGATCGCGGAAGCGAGGAAGGCGCAGACGGCAATGCCATAACGGACGGGAGACAGGAGCGGCAGGCGAGCTGTGTTTGTTTTCATGGGAGATCGGGTTCGGGATGGAGAGTCCATGTCGTGGTCCAGGTAAAAGTGTCGCCGGGAGCGATGTCGTAGCGGGTGAAGAGTTCGGGGCAGAAGACCCGGCGGGTGGCATAGAATGCGAAGCGAACGGCGGGAGTGTCGTTCGCGATCGTTATCCCGGTACCGAAGCGTCGGTGGATAACCCGGACAAAGGCGTCGGCGGGTTGCAGGCAATCGACGCTGAAGGTGAGCTTGTCGTCTTCGGCAAGTTCCCGGGCCAGGCGGAGGCGTCCACGCGCAAGCAGGAGCGGATCGGCGCCCATGATGCGGGTGAGAGGCAGGCGGGGCGGGAGCAGGAGGAGGTAGTCGGTGCCGACGGGGACGCGGCCGATGGAGATGAAGTTATGGCCGTAGTGGTGGCCGGACAACAGGCGGGCGCCGGTGTTGGTGAGATGGCGGCGGATGATGAAAGCATCCCCTGTAACCGGAATGGTGATGTGTTTTTCGAGGGTGCAGGATGTGCCGTCGGATGAGGCCGGGCTTTGCCAATGGAACGTGAGGGCTGTGGTGAATTGTCGCCAGGTCCAGTGGCCGGCATCGGCGAGAACGGAGGCGTGTTCGTTCTGGCGGATGAGGCCGACGCCGATTTTGAGGGAGGTGGTGTCGCCGGTTTCGTCAGACACAAATTCTTCGGCGGTGCCGGCAGCGCTGTCGGGGGAATGCGGGTCGTGCGAATCGAGGTGGGCGCCGAGGAGTTCGAGGCCGCGCCATCTCGCGGAGAGCATCATGCCGGACCAGTCGAAGCGGGTGGAGCGGTAGTAGCCATGAGCGGCTTCGGGAAGCGTGACCGTGAGGTCGATATCGCCGTGACGGAGCCGGGCGACCGGGAACGGGTGGGCATCGTCGCCCTTGGCGGCGGAGAGAGCGAAGAGGAGAAGCGGGATGAAAAACAGGGGCAGACGAGGGTTCATCGTGCCGTGGTGATTTTTACGGGGAGTTCGCCGCCGTCTCCGGGGAGGGCAATGACGAGGCGCTGGATTGATTGATGCCTGGAGGAAGCGAGCTGGCCGGAGTGGTTCGCTGGCCATTCGATGATCACACTTTTGCCTGCGGGGTCCTTGGGGCGGAAAAGGATGCGGTTGGAGGCGGACGTTTCGAGGGTGGCTCCGTCACGGGCGACGAGCGGGAGGTTGAGGAATACTTCGCGGATGGGTTCGACTGCGCGAAGGCGGATGATGATCGTCAGGATGTCGCCGGTTTGCGAATACTGCCAGACGAGATTGCCGAAAGGATTGTCGAGTTTTGCATTGATGGCGAAGGTAACAGTGGCGCCGGCTGCTGCCGCGCCGGTGCCGGGATCAGTGGAGGTGGAACGTTCCTTGCCGGTGTGGAAGAACCGCCCGGATGCATCGCGGCCGTAGATGCAACTGAAGAGGAGATCCTCGGGGCGAGTGATCCGGGCGGTGGCCGAGGGAGCGAAGGGAGCGCCGCCATTGATGAAGGAGCCGAGTTCCCGTGTCCAGAGAACGGTGGGGCCGCCGCCCATAAAGTTGTCGAGGCGACGGGTTGCGCCTTCGACATCGTAAAAGACGACGCCATAAAGATCGCTTCCTTTCCAGGCACGCAAGCCGGGCAATTGCCAGATCCGGTCGCTCTCCTCGAAGGGCAGGCGGGCGGGAGCGGCAGTTTGCGGAAGGTCATACGCCTTGAAGAGATGGGGAAAGAGATTTCCGTAGTTGAATTTCCACGCACCATAGCCGCGAGCGAGCCCCTGCTCCACGACCTTGCGAATCCAGTCGGGGTTGTTGGCGATATAGCTGGCGTTGGTGGCATCGTTGCCGACACCCTGCCGGGGCTGGCGCGAGAGAGCGGCGCGGGCGGCGGCGAGAGGGAATTCGGCCCTGGTGATGTGATCGGTGCCCCAGATGGCATGGGCGAAAGGGATGGTTTTGCGTGTGTTGACCGAACCTGGCGAGACGACGCCGCCACCGGGCTGGGGCAACCAGAAAAAACTTCGCAGGCGAAGATTTTTACCGATCGCCTCCCGCATGGTCGAAACGATCTCGGGCGAGGCCGCGGGGAGTTCGCGGTAGATATGATAGCAGGCGGCCATGTAGGCGGCATTGACGGCGTCGTAGTTTCCGTCCGGCCCGTAATTTTCCAGATAAAATCCGGCGGGATGTTGTCCGAATTTTGAATCCGGCGCATCGCGACCGGCGGCAAGGAAGGCGCGCATCTGGTGCTCGAAGTAGCCGAGAAAGCGGGGTTCGCGGGTAACGTGGTAAACCTGGAGGTGGGCAAGAATGATGTGAAGCCACTGGTTGGACATGTAGGCGCGGAAGTCGGCAAGTTTGTCGCCCACGGCCATGACAGCTTCACGCCACAGGGCCTCCGCGTCGGAGGGCAATCCGGGATTCGTTTTGAGGAGCTGCAGGGTTTCGGCGAGCTCCATGTAGACGAAGAACACGTGCGTCATCGGGTAGCGGGTCTCGATGAGGGTGCGTTCGCGGACGAGGTCGTCGCCTTGCAGGCTGACGATGTTGGAGAGGGCGGAAAAGGTGGCTCGGGTGAGCAACTCGTCCGTGCCACCCGCGGGATTGAGCGGGGAACGGAAGGCCCAGGCGGCAGCTAGGGCGGAGGGGATGCGGACGGAGGCCTTGTCGGTGGGAAGGAAGTGGGTCCAGTTGGGTGTGAGGCGGGCGGCCGGAGAGGTCCATGTCCACCCGAAGAAAGGGCTGGCAGGATCGAGGTTTTCGTTTTGCAGGCGGAGCATGTGCTCCAGGTTGTTGAGGGGAGCGTAGTATTTGCCGAAGGCGAGGGCTTGTCGGGCCAGTTCACGGTCGCTGGCGGCGAGCGTAGCCGGAATGCGGTCGGGCATGTGCCAGGCAGTAACGATGTCGGGATGGATTTTGTGGACGTTGCGCACCATCCAGTCGCGGGCGCGGGCTTGCAGGGGGCCGGCGGTCCAGAGTCCGTGGCTTTTGATGGCGCCGCCGCGGAGTCGCCGGGCGGCTTCCGGATCCGGACAGAGGAGGCCGGGGGCGCCTTCGATGACGAGTGCTCCGGCGGCGGTAAAGGTTTCCGGAATTTTTACTTGGCAGATCGTGTCAGGGGACGGTTTTTCCCAAAGAAGGCGGGCGGGGCGTTTTACGGGGTCCGGAGCGGGAGTGGCGACGAGTCGCCCGGCGCCGTCCCGGAGTTCGAGCCCTGCGGGATCGCCGGCTTCGATGCCAACCAGCAGCGTGACAGCGCTGTCGGGCAACCAGAGGAAGGCGCTGCGCGGTGTGGTTTTTGTGACGCCGAGAGCCATCTCGCCGCGTACGCCCCAGGTGTCGGTTGCCGGCAGGCGGAATTCCACCATGTCTCCCTGGCGTCCTCCGGTGAAGGATACACGCCAGATGCCGGCGCTGGCGGGTGCGTCTGTTGGCAGACGGATTTCATGAATCGCCACGCCGGTTTGCTGGCCGGAGAAACTTTCGATGGCGACGAGATTGCCGTCGGGATTGAAGATGCGCATGTGGGCGGCGGGTTCCCAGGGCTGCGCGTCCGGGATGACGGTTTTGCGGGCAACGATGATCCGGTCTGGCCCGCCTTTGGCATACTCGGCCAGCATGCCGACTCCGCGAACCCCGCCACTGAGGACCTGGATGCGCATGCGCTGGACAAGCGGGAGCCCGCCGGCCTTGTCGGCAGGGATCAGTGCAACGTCATCGGCCGGAGTGGAGACGAGGGCTTCGGGGCCAGCCTCGACACCGGTTTGGGAAAACGCGGGTGTGAATGCTGCGAACTTCAGGGCAAGACCACCAAGGAGTACGGAAAAAGCGGGGCGCATTTTCCGCAGGGACGCAGAGAGGAGGATTGCTGTCATGGAATGATCGTCGATCCGAGAGCCCACCCGGAGCCGAGCCAGGCGTCGTTGGGGCGGCTGTTGACGGCGGCAGAGTACCACCAGCCCGACCAGAGACGCTTGTCGGAGCCTTTTATCCGTTCCACGTGACCATCGAGAAACACGCAGTTCAGCGCCCCGGAATGGCGCAGCGGCAAGGTCTTTTTGGCGCCGGAATCATTGGTCCAGGCCGCGTTCCAGGAATCCCAGATGACAGGTGTGCGCGAGGGTTGCTCGTAGTGGGTGTGGGCGTTCTTGCCGGTTGCCTGGCTGGCCATGCCGTAATCGGGTCCGCCGTTCACGGGATTTGTGGTGAGGCCGTTTTGCGCAACCGAGGGGCAGATGTCCGTTTCGTCCCTGATGAAGGTGCCGTCCGGCTTCCAGACGAAAGCAGGGCCCGGGCGGTAGTATTGACGCAGCATGCGTATGCCCTGCGCCGTGTGGTTTTCAAATTTCCAGGCCGCATTGTCGGTCGGCGGCATGATGCCCTTGTGCTCCTGGAGGTACATCTGGAGGGCGACACCGAGTTGGCGGACCTGACCGGAGCAGCGCACGGCTGTCGCCTTGCTCCGCACCGATCCGAGAACAGGAAGAATGATCGCGGCGAGTACGCCGATGATCGCGATGACCGCCAGCAACTCTACCAGGGTAAAGGCCCGCCTTGGCGGAGCGGATGCTTCTGTTTTCATGGGGGAAGGAAAGAAATTGAGCGGGAGGCGAAACGCCGGGGCGATGCGGGAAGGGAAAGCCGGAAGTGAGACGGGCAGTGGCGCAATAACACCACGTTCACTTTCTGCTTGCACGCACGAGCAGCGCAAGCGTTGCCGCACCGGCAAGCAGCAGCGCGGTGGCGCCTGCTTCGGGGACGGCAACGGAGCTTCCGTTGATAACGATGTTATCCAGACGCACGTAATGCGCACCGATGTTGGCCGTGTCGTAGAGATAGAAATTCAGCGTGACGCCCGATTGCCCCTGGAAGGCTATTCCGGACAGATCCACCGTAAATGAGGTGAACCTGGATACCGAGTCGGTGTTGGCAACGGTATGGGAGGCCACCGTGCCGCCGCCTTCCAGAACGAGGCTGGTGGAGAAGGGAGATGTTTCCCGATCACTGCGCACCTCGGCGGAGAGGAGATTGCTGATTCCGGTAGAGGTGGCGTTCCCGCCGAGATCGAACGAGACGGAGTCGAGATTCAGCACGTGGCCGGATTCCGCGCTGATGGTCACACTGAGGTAAAAGCCGGCGTCAAACGCATCCGGCGTATTGTTGGAAGTGACATACGCGGTGCCGCTGCCGGAGCTGAAACCGCCGCTGGCACTCCAGACGGCGGCTTCCGCATGCACGGCTTCGCCCGGCGCTATGGTGGCGGCGCCGGTGCCGTCGCTGAACGTATAGCTGACCAGAGTCGCAGCTCCGGAAGCCTGCTGGAAGCCGACGGCTGCAGCGAGTGTGAAGAGGCCGGCGAACAGATGAGCGGGCCGGCTGACGAGGGTGAGTTTCGGGCGCATGAAAAACGTCTGGCGGGAATTTTTCTGGCTGGAAACGGCTTCGTCGCTCACATCATTGAGTGATGCCGACACCCCGACCCGCCACCATGAGCGACGTAGCGAAGAAAGCCGGTGTGCACCCGTCCACGGTTTCGCTGGCGCTACGCAATCATCCGAGCATCCCGCGCGTGACGTGCGAGCGTATCCGCGCGCTGGCCGACAGGCTTGGCTACCGCCCCAATCCCCTGGTTTCCGCACTCGTCGCCGAACGCAAGCGCAGGCGGCCTTCCGGTTACGGCTCCACGCTGGCTTTCCTTACGGCGGGGAGGGCGCCGGACGAGTGGAAACTGTCGCCCAATTACGTGGTCCTGCACGATGCGATGCAGGTCCACGCCGACCTCCGCGGCTACAGGCTGGAACGGTTCTGGCTGGAAGAGCCGGGGATGTCGCCTGCCCGGCTCCGGCAAATCCTGATCAGCCGGGGCATCCGGGGCATTGTCGTATGTCCGTTGTTCGGGCCGCCGCGTGGACTGGATTTCGACTTTTCGGGTTTCGCCGCCGTCGAGATCGGCCACACCGTGAGTTCGCCCAACCTGCACCGTGTCTCCATCAACTACTACGCAGTCATCCGCCTGGCCATGGAGCGGTTGCGCGCGACCGGACACCGACGTATCGGCCTGGCCACGACATCGCAGGTGGACAATCGCGTCAATCACCTCTCCTTGGCCGCGTTTCTGGCCGAGCGGCACAACGATCCGAAACATTTTGTCGCGCCGTTGACGCGGTCGCACTGGGACAGGGAGAGTCTCGGACCATGGCTGCAGGCGAAGAGACCCGATG harbors:
- a CDS encoding beta-galactosidase → MGSSSCFLFSYFTGKGQEGLRLAASRDGRSWAPLGNDHVFLRPQVGESKLMRDPHLFAGPDGVFHLVWTTSWDGQTIGYASSRDLIHWSAQRALHVMANEPGCRNCWAPELAFDESCGEFVILWSSTVEGRFETTAGSCEDGYNHRLYACRTRDFVTLSPAQLMFDPGYPVIDGSLVRRGDFWYLIYKDETRHPEPRKYLQWVSGPSPFGPWSAPSGPISPSWVEGPAPLEKDGYLWVYYDVYREGRYGAVRTRDFVTWEDVEGVAMPRGVRHGTALAVPTEVVSRMSASIDIGTL
- a CDS encoding glucose-inhibited division protein A; translated protein: MNRCSDNSVTGRPSLACSPLLPEITEPERSIPVQDSFDVLVCGSGPAGIAAALSAARAGARTCIVENGGCLGGVWTAGLLTYILDAGNKPGITREIRERLRERGALAQLHDLYDVEAMKLLLEELCELDGVHVRLYTRLVAARVEERRVTHAVFESKEGRFALEAARFVDCTGDGDLGAFAGCGFDFGRDSDGLTQPMTLMAIIANVPFACLHGDHPWGPFLAETKDRLREMLTSAGFQPSYAKPTIFPLPNGLGALMVHHAYEMSGLRSTDLTAATLQGRRELHQAVAAMRRFGPGWENLVLVESAAHIGVREGRRLHGRYRIVADDIAEGKTHPDAVARATFGFDVHSVRRSDGGGYGCDGLGKHPQPYDIPLRALIARDRDNLLMAGRCISGDFHAHASYRVTGNATITGEAAGVLAAVSLCDDTTPFQVEFSRFFRALHDVRECAACAVTAG
- a CDS encoding sugar-binding protein, translating into MAVCAFLASAILAIAVTAADTAPQELLLSDFEIPHAQRQWLRPSNPRKSPLEYVSIPERVKQGKTSGRWSDLPVNKHLQLADVPVDWSAYEALVFWLYSETNNGQQLSIVLTSPRSTDIPDDRSSYYRHTFTVDWTGWRQVVVPFTRFAPNKSPGGWSRITRFVIYADGWKGSALPDTVLYFDDMKLVAR
- a CDS encoding N-terminal cleavage protein, yielding MKTEASAPPRRAFTLVELLAVIAIIGVLAAIILPVLGSVRSKATAVRCSGQVRQLGVALQMYLQEHKGIMPPTDNAAWKFENHTAQGIRMLRQYYRPGPAFVWKPDGTFIRDETDICPSVAQNGLTTNPVNGGPDYGMASQATGKNAHTHYEQPSRTPVIWDSWNAAWTNDSGAKKTLPLRHSGALNCVFLDGHVERIKGSDKRLWSGWWYSAAVNSRPNDAWLGSGWALGSTIIP
- a CDS encoding LacI family transcriptional regulator → MSDVAKKAGVHPSTVSLALRNHPSIPRVTCERIRALADRLGYRPNPLVSALVAERKRRRPSGYGSTLAFLTAGRAPDEWKLSPNYVVLHDAMQVHADLRGYRLERFWLEEPGMSPARLRQILISRGIRGIVVCPLFGPPRGLDFDFSGFAAVEIGHTVSSPNLHRVSINYYAVIRLAMERLRATGHRRIGLATTSQVDNRVNHLSLAAFLAERHNDPKHFVAPLTRSHWDRESLGPWLQAKRPDAIMVPLAGDHGLFGTLLRDLSVSVPRDLSLVCLDSLPGSRQSGVVQDLEAAGRAAVDLVTSHVERADFGVPRRPQMIVVDGDWQDGDSFMPRGPGSV